The following proteins come from a genomic window of Bactrocera tryoni isolate S06 chromosome 1, CSIRO_BtryS06_freeze2, whole genome shotgun sequence:
- the LOC120766684 gene encoding transforming acidic coiled-coil-containing protein 2 isoform X1 — MEFISNLIKRPISLVRSDSMPPTSNEPEQGTSNSRPITPKQTPSPSHSPLLTFERATTPDPLQQHLVNSLMVASNIMDAINGQDEFRPIAVATTTRASSPISQSPTQAQSRSLQTSTSSNASASGNLNPPSNSVGSTIEELLIEINDNLSKQDDLHTAGALSQHHLPNRPLSLSPTALTQALATEYNAVCSKNANLKATPSTQSTESLSSSPSLLKSTAMAPVADSVSTTSITATETEPKAEPFGGPTPVSLKTGANIDIKCEAASDLIETKTPEMLTALNLNAEDRAKLTFEDGLIPTLTAAISEHVKHDGKGDSKSAQHLKIQLEPDTAASSDNETFTECQSYQIASANDYGFIADEYSFENSELESYFSAANSRNATLTTGEADPLSVTINKTSEQDESEQGDLQSLVSAISGDDLLATHQHPLDVTFDEEPMDVDESFTQLKQNVSVEACQLHTTNVGVDNESTSKTAEPEGVVTNDEQTECKQLNCTKNEAVPKNAAMPKLETELEITQSKLELSLNKSIEIPTSTTQKNNYEHNNLDISSTETFSEVAADLTQATIATTSSTSIHSANTSLHPIEEELLKYKIPGKQEFGKSWTGSQNALNLTVDMDSSTHSNKSSASSPSFPIKHKGNSLKQFPRSPTAAVPKSMTFLEKSEYTERIETERKKSTASEPKLELFGSRKTSTVDEKPTQHAISENLAASITSTTVCPNESINDEIASTKVNGKTATDAVTPLTSASSIDSSDKRRTYNVTAPVASSSEIESVTQKCVNDHDNRRTFNMPAAPQAPSIDGQKSERDDDKRRTFNMPVPTQETDITIQKPENEGNNRRTFNLMGSEDVIEEKFSSENNSDTAERPRTYIVTEPTFSMRPNSEGINVPMDIDDTLPTEAGQSNTTQSRTPMQSPTTTVSSSPPIPTLQNRIGNTIPTNTSPPIPTLQNRARNDQTQLIMDDDAFKVPLPPSPASSTASPPIATIHKRPSIHAYKNAEDVVEALSAKEQTKRDASDEKDVFAGNCTPSPMEEQPSSTSNFGNFDSNFNVDMDQQEFASEQFENGNNLILNPSDFDYLLTKGNNSAPIDRSSILLKFDPLLGVPVPANQVQQQKTTKQTPQILQNILGDNATNLSPTLEEDEHSSSASTSSISNNQSFVVETDNKRKSDEEESAKSKQNLIKISAEKQQRQQQQHQQPTVLKKHDSMSVDVIKDMNIDNDCNKSFENSNSQPDEKQINYKMDELEKKIKNEVLKTEDIEKKLKEAEQREEALIKRITEKDKTITKMTGVIEAYEKAIAELIAEKEQLLQSYEKQLAEVKADRDSNYQHLTSLETTFADLHVKYGKSKEMTLQLKADEEALVVEKRQILENLRLQEQRYEKMKNHAMQQLEIANKKLESLNKEHSIETTKLKALLKKEEISRASINEQLQQKSRENAELVKICDELINGQGS, encoded by the exons ATGGAGTTCATTTCAAATCTTATAAAACGACCAATAAGTTTGGTGCGCAGCGATTCAATGCCACCAACGTCAAACGAGCCAGAACAAGGTACGAGTAATTCACGTCCTATCACACCGAAACAAACTCCGTCACCATCACACTCGCCATTATTGACCTTTGAACGAGCCACCACGCCGGATCCACTACAACAACATTTAGTCAATTCGCTGATGGTGGCATCAAATATAATGGACGCAATAAATGGACAAGATGAATTTCGCCCCATTgctgtggcaacaacaacacgtgCCTCTTCACCAATTAGTCAATCGCCTACACAGGCACAGTCACGTTCTTTACAAACAAGCACCAGTAGCAATGCCAGTGCTAGTGGCAACTTGAATCCTCCGTCTAATAGCGTTGGCAGCACAATCGAAGAGTTGCTCATAGAAATCAATGACAATTTAAGCAAACAAGATGATCTACATACCGCCGGTGCACTGAGTCAACATCATTTGCCGAATCGACCATTATCATTATCACCAACTGCTTTGACGCAGGCTTTGGCGACTGAG taTAACGCAGTTTGCTCGAAAAACGCAAATCTCAAAGCCACGCCCTCAACGCAATCCACAGAGTCATTGTCTTCATCGCCGTCGCTACTAAAATCAACTGCTATGGCACCTGTGGCTGATAGCGTTTCTACGACATCTATTACAGCCACCGAAACTGAGCCGAAAGCAGAGCCTTTCGGTGGGCCTACTCCAGTATCGCTTAAAACGGGTGCTAATATAGATATTAAATGCG AGGCAGCCAGCGATTTGATTGAAACAAAAACACCAGAAATGCTCACAGCGCTTAATCTGAATGCGGAAG atCGCGCAAAACTAACTTTTGAAGACGGTCTTATACCAACATTAACAGCAGCCATAAGTGAGCATGTAAAACATGATGGAAAAG GTGACTCAAAATCGGCTCAACATCTGAAGATACAACTTGAACCGGACACCGCTGCCTCATCGGATAATGAAACCTTCACAGAATGTCAGTCCTACCAAATCGCGTCTGCTAACGATTATGGTTTTATAGCGGATGAATATAGTTTTGAGAACTCCGAACTCGAATCATACTTTAGTGCTGCTAACTCAAGAAATGCTACACTCACGACAGGTGAAGCAGATCCTTTAAGTGTCACTATAAATAAAACGTCAGAACAGGATGAGAGTGAACAAGGTGACTTGCAATCACTGGTCTCAGCTATAAGTGGTGACGATTTATTAGCAACGCACCAACATCCATTAGATGTAACCTTCGATGAAGAACCAATGGATGTGGATGAGAGTTTTACTcagttaaaacaaaatgtaagcGTTGAAGCATGCCAGTTGCATACAACTAATGTCGGTGTTGATAATGAGTCAACTTCGAAAACAGCAGAGCCTGAAGGTGTTGTTACTAATGACGAACAGACGGAGTGTAAGCAACTAAATTGTACTAAAAACGAAGCTGTACCCAAAAATGCTGCGATGCCTAAGCTTGAGACCGAGTTAGAAATTACACAATCAAAACTGGAGTTGTCACTAAACAAAAGTATTGAGATACCCACATCAACAACGCAAAAGAACAATTATGAGCACAATAACCTAGATATCAGTAGTACTGAAACTTTTTCGGAAGTAGCAGCCGATCTTACTCAAGCAACAATTGCTACGACATCATCAACTTCGATTCACTCCGCAAATACCAGTTTACATCCCATCGAAGAAgagttattgaaatataaaattccaGGTAAACAAGAATTCGGTAAGTCCTGGACTGGTTCACAAAATGCACTGAATCTGACAGTGGATATGGACTCATCAACGCATAGCAATAAAAGTTCCGCTTCCTCACCAAGTTTCCCTATAAAACATAAGGGAAACTCACTCAAACAATTTCCACGCTCGCCCACTGCAGCCGTGCCAAAAAGTATGACATTCTTAGAAAAATCGGAATACACTGAGCGTATTGAAACAGAACGTAAAAAATCTACAGCCAGTGAGCCGAAGCTGGAGTTATTCGGTTCACGAAAAACATCGACAGTCGACGAAAAACCAACACAGCATGCAATATCGGAAAACCTTGCTGCAAGCATTACCAGCACTACGGTATGTCCAAATGAGTCTATTAATGATGAAATTGCGTCAACAAAAGTGAATGGCAAAACAGCAACGGACGCAGTTACACCTTTAACAAGTGCTTCTTCCATAGACAGTTCAGATAAACGTCGTACATATAATGTAACGGCTCCGGTGGCATCTTCCTCTGAAATAGAGAGCGTGACTCAAAAATGTGTGAATGATCACGATAATCGACGCACCTTTAATATGCCTGCCGCACCACAAGCGCCAAGTATCGATGGACAAAAATCTGAAAGAGACGACGACAAACGACGTACCTTTAATATGCCTGTACCAACACAAGAAACAGACATTACTATACAAAAACCAGAGAATGAGGGCAATAATCGACGAACTTTTAATCTTATGGGCTCAGAAGATGTAATAGAGGAGAAATTTTCAAGCGAAAATAATTCTGATACAGCCGAGAGGCCTCGTACTTACATTGTTACTGAACCAACATTTTCGATGAGACCAAATAGTGAAGGAATAAATGTGCCTATGGACATAGACGACACATTACCTACAGAAGCTGGTCAAAGCAACACAACACAATCCCGAACACCGATGCAGTCCCCCACAACAACTGTTTCTAGTTCGCCACCAATACCGACCTTACAAAATCGTATTGGAAACACCATTCCAACAAACACCTCACCGCCAATACCGACACTACAAAATCGGGCACGAAATGACCAAACCCAACTTATTATGGATGATGATGCCTTTAAAGTGCCACTACCGCCATCACCAGCATCATCGACGGCATCACCACCAATAGCTACCATCCATAAACGACCGTCTATCCATGCGTACAAAAATGCGGAAGATGTCGTTGAAGCGTTATCCGCCAAAGAGCAAACCAAACGCGATGCCAGTGATGAGAAGGATGTGTTCGCTGGCAATTGTACACCCTCACCCATGGAAGAGCAGCCATCTTCAACAAGCAATTTTGGTAATTTCGACTCTAATTTTAACGTTGATATGGATCAGCAAGAATTTGCAAGTGAGCAATTTGAGAATGGAAATAATT TAATTTTGAATCCATCCGACTTTGATTATCTACTCACAAAAGGCAATAATAGCGCTCCAATTGATCGCAGTTCAATATTACTGAAATTCGATCCGTTGCTCGGCGTGCCAGTACCTGCAAAtcaagtgcaacaacaaaaaacaacaaagcaaacaccacaaatattacaaaacatTTTAGGCGATAATGCAACTAACTTAAGTCCTACACTCGAAGAGGACGAGCACTCATCATCAGCGTCCACATCATCAATTAGCAATAATCAATCGTTTGTCGTTGAGACAGATAATAAAAGGAAATCTGACGAAGAGGAGAGTGCCAAGTCAAAACAAAACTTGATTAAGATTTCGGCAGAGAAGCAGcaacgccagcaacaacaacatcaacaaccaACTGTTTTAAAG aaGCATGACAGTATGAGTGTCGACGTGATTAAGGATATGAATATCGACAACGATTGTAACAAATCCTTTGAGAATTCAAA CTCACAACCcgatgaaaaacaaattaactaCAAAATGGATGAACTcgagaagaaaattaaaaacgaagT ACTCAAAACAGAAGATATcgaaaagaaattgaaagaagCTGAACAGCGTGAGGAGGCATTAATCAAACGGATAACGGAAAAAGACAAAACCATAACAAAAATGAC CGGTGTCATTGAAGCGTACGAAAAAGCAATTGCTGAGCTAATCGCTGAAAAAGAGCAATTATTGCAAAGCTACGAGAAACAGTTGGCGGAGGTCAAGGCGGATCGCGACTCGAATTATCAACATCTCACGTCACTCGAAACGACATTTGCTGATCTGCATGT CAAATATGGCAAAAGTAAGGAAATGACGCTGCAGCTGAAGGCAGACGAAGAGGCTTTAGTGGTAGAGAAGAGGCAAATACTGGAAAATTTACGACTTCAAGAGCAGCGATATGAAAAAATGAAGAATCATGCGATGCAACAGTTGGAAAT CGCCAATAAAAAGCTCGAATCGCTTAATAAAGAGCACAGTATCGAGACGACAAAACTGAAAGCACTACTCAAAAAGGAGGAAATCTCGCGTGCCTCTATCAATGAGCAATTACAGCAAAAGTCCAGAGAAAATGCGGAGCTGGTTAAGATATGTGATGAACTAATTAATGGCCAGGGAAGTTAA
- the LOC120766684 gene encoding transforming acidic coiled-coil-containing protein 2 isoform X2, translating to MEFISNLIKRPISLVRSDSMPPTSNEPEQGTSNSRPITPKQTPSPSHSPLLTFERATTPDPLQQHLVNSLMVASNIMDAINGQDEFRPIAVATTTRASSPISQSPTQAQSRSLQTSTSSNASASGNLNPPSNSVGSTIEELLIEINDNLSKQDDLHTAGALSQHHLPNRPLSLSPTALTQALATEYNAVCSKNANLKATPSTQSTESLSSSPSLLKSTAMAPVADSVSTTSITATETEPKAEPFGGPTPVSLKTGANIDIKCEAASDLIETKTPEMLTALNLNAEDRAKLTFEDGLIPTLTAAISEHVKHDGKGDSKSAQHLKIQLEPDTAASSDNETFTECQSYQIASANDYGFIADEYSFENSELESYFSAANSRNATLTTGEADPLSVTINKTSEQDESEQGDLQSLVSAISGDDLLATHQHPLDVTFDEEPMDVDESFTQLKQNVSVEACQLHTTNVGVDNESTSKTAEPEGVVTNDEQTECKQLNCTKNEAVPKNAAMPKLETELEITQSKLELSLNKSIEIPTSTTQKNNYEHNNLDISSTETFSEVAADLTQATIATTSSTSIHSANTSLHPIEEELLKYKIPGKQEFGKSWTGSQNALNLTVDMDSSTHSNKSSASSPSFPIKHKGNSLKQFPRSPTAAVPKSMTFLEKSEYTERIETERKKSTASEPKLELFGSRKTSTVDEKPTQHAISENLAASITSTTVCPNESINDEIASTKVNGKTATDAVTPLTSASSIDSSDKRRTYNVTAPVASSSEIESVTQKCVNDHDNRRTFNMPAAPQAPSIDGQKSERDDDKRRTFNMPVPTQETDITIQKPENEGNNRRTFNLMGSEDVIEEKFSSENNSDTAERPRTYIVTEPTFSMRPNSEGINVPMDIDDTLPTEAGQSNTTQSRTPMQSPTTTVSSSPPIPTLQNRIGNTIPTNTSPPIPTLQNRARNDQTQLIMDDDAFKVPLPPSPASSTASPPIATIHKRPSIHAYKNAEDVVEALSAKEQTKRDASDEKDVFAGNCTPSPMEEQPSSTSNFGNFDSNFNVDMDQQEFAIILNPSDFDYLLTKGNNSAPIDRSSILLKFDPLLGVPVPANQVQQQKTTKQTPQILQNILGDNATNLSPTLEEDEHSSSASTSSISNNQSFVVETDNKRKSDEEESAKSKQNLIKISAEKQQRQQQQHQQPTVLKKHDSMSVDVIKDMNIDNDCNKSFENSNSQPDEKQINYKMDELEKKIKNEVLKTEDIEKKLKEAEQREEALIKRITEKDKTITKMTGVIEAYEKAIAELIAEKEQLLQSYEKQLAEVKADRDSNYQHLTSLETTFADLHVKYGKSKEMTLQLKADEEALVVEKRQILENLRLQEQRYEKMKNHAMQQLEIANKKLESLNKEHSIETTKLKALLKKEEISRASINEQLQQKSRENAELVKICDELINGQGS from the exons ATGGAGTTCATTTCAAATCTTATAAAACGACCAATAAGTTTGGTGCGCAGCGATTCAATGCCACCAACGTCAAACGAGCCAGAACAAGGTACGAGTAATTCACGTCCTATCACACCGAAACAAACTCCGTCACCATCACACTCGCCATTATTGACCTTTGAACGAGCCACCACGCCGGATCCACTACAACAACATTTAGTCAATTCGCTGATGGTGGCATCAAATATAATGGACGCAATAAATGGACAAGATGAATTTCGCCCCATTgctgtggcaacaacaacacgtgCCTCTTCACCAATTAGTCAATCGCCTACACAGGCACAGTCACGTTCTTTACAAACAAGCACCAGTAGCAATGCCAGTGCTAGTGGCAACTTGAATCCTCCGTCTAATAGCGTTGGCAGCACAATCGAAGAGTTGCTCATAGAAATCAATGACAATTTAAGCAAACAAGATGATCTACATACCGCCGGTGCACTGAGTCAACATCATTTGCCGAATCGACCATTATCATTATCACCAACTGCTTTGACGCAGGCTTTGGCGACTGAG taTAACGCAGTTTGCTCGAAAAACGCAAATCTCAAAGCCACGCCCTCAACGCAATCCACAGAGTCATTGTCTTCATCGCCGTCGCTACTAAAATCAACTGCTATGGCACCTGTGGCTGATAGCGTTTCTACGACATCTATTACAGCCACCGAAACTGAGCCGAAAGCAGAGCCTTTCGGTGGGCCTACTCCAGTATCGCTTAAAACGGGTGCTAATATAGATATTAAATGCG AGGCAGCCAGCGATTTGATTGAAACAAAAACACCAGAAATGCTCACAGCGCTTAATCTGAATGCGGAAG atCGCGCAAAACTAACTTTTGAAGACGGTCTTATACCAACATTAACAGCAGCCATAAGTGAGCATGTAAAACATGATGGAAAAG GTGACTCAAAATCGGCTCAACATCTGAAGATACAACTTGAACCGGACACCGCTGCCTCATCGGATAATGAAACCTTCACAGAATGTCAGTCCTACCAAATCGCGTCTGCTAACGATTATGGTTTTATAGCGGATGAATATAGTTTTGAGAACTCCGAACTCGAATCATACTTTAGTGCTGCTAACTCAAGAAATGCTACACTCACGACAGGTGAAGCAGATCCTTTAAGTGTCACTATAAATAAAACGTCAGAACAGGATGAGAGTGAACAAGGTGACTTGCAATCACTGGTCTCAGCTATAAGTGGTGACGATTTATTAGCAACGCACCAACATCCATTAGATGTAACCTTCGATGAAGAACCAATGGATGTGGATGAGAGTTTTACTcagttaaaacaaaatgtaagcGTTGAAGCATGCCAGTTGCATACAACTAATGTCGGTGTTGATAATGAGTCAACTTCGAAAACAGCAGAGCCTGAAGGTGTTGTTACTAATGACGAACAGACGGAGTGTAAGCAACTAAATTGTACTAAAAACGAAGCTGTACCCAAAAATGCTGCGATGCCTAAGCTTGAGACCGAGTTAGAAATTACACAATCAAAACTGGAGTTGTCACTAAACAAAAGTATTGAGATACCCACATCAACAACGCAAAAGAACAATTATGAGCACAATAACCTAGATATCAGTAGTACTGAAACTTTTTCGGAAGTAGCAGCCGATCTTACTCAAGCAACAATTGCTACGACATCATCAACTTCGATTCACTCCGCAAATACCAGTTTACATCCCATCGAAGAAgagttattgaaatataaaattccaGGTAAACAAGAATTCGGTAAGTCCTGGACTGGTTCACAAAATGCACTGAATCTGACAGTGGATATGGACTCATCAACGCATAGCAATAAAAGTTCCGCTTCCTCACCAAGTTTCCCTATAAAACATAAGGGAAACTCACTCAAACAATTTCCACGCTCGCCCACTGCAGCCGTGCCAAAAAGTATGACATTCTTAGAAAAATCGGAATACACTGAGCGTATTGAAACAGAACGTAAAAAATCTACAGCCAGTGAGCCGAAGCTGGAGTTATTCGGTTCACGAAAAACATCGACAGTCGACGAAAAACCAACACAGCATGCAATATCGGAAAACCTTGCTGCAAGCATTACCAGCACTACGGTATGTCCAAATGAGTCTATTAATGATGAAATTGCGTCAACAAAAGTGAATGGCAAAACAGCAACGGACGCAGTTACACCTTTAACAAGTGCTTCTTCCATAGACAGTTCAGATAAACGTCGTACATATAATGTAACGGCTCCGGTGGCATCTTCCTCTGAAATAGAGAGCGTGACTCAAAAATGTGTGAATGATCACGATAATCGACGCACCTTTAATATGCCTGCCGCACCACAAGCGCCAAGTATCGATGGACAAAAATCTGAAAGAGACGACGACAAACGACGTACCTTTAATATGCCTGTACCAACACAAGAAACAGACATTACTATACAAAAACCAGAGAATGAGGGCAATAATCGACGAACTTTTAATCTTATGGGCTCAGAAGATGTAATAGAGGAGAAATTTTCAAGCGAAAATAATTCTGATACAGCCGAGAGGCCTCGTACTTACATTGTTACTGAACCAACATTTTCGATGAGACCAAATAGTGAAGGAATAAATGTGCCTATGGACATAGACGACACATTACCTACAGAAGCTGGTCAAAGCAACACAACACAATCCCGAACACCGATGCAGTCCCCCACAACAACTGTTTCTAGTTCGCCACCAATACCGACCTTACAAAATCGTATTGGAAACACCATTCCAACAAACACCTCACCGCCAATACCGACACTACAAAATCGGGCACGAAATGACCAAACCCAACTTATTATGGATGATGATGCCTTTAAAGTGCCACTACCGCCATCACCAGCATCATCGACGGCATCACCACCAATAGCTACCATCCATAAACGACCGTCTATCCATGCGTACAAAAATGCGGAAGATGTCGTTGAAGCGTTATCCGCCAAAGAGCAAACCAAACGCGATGCCAGTGATGAGAAGGATGTGTTCGCTGGCAATTGTACACCCTCACCCATGGAAGAGCAGCCATCTTCAACAAGCAATTTTGGTAATTTCGACTCTAATTTTAACGTTGATATGGATCAGCAAGAATTTGCAA TAATTTTGAATCCATCCGACTTTGATTATCTACTCACAAAAGGCAATAATAGCGCTCCAATTGATCGCAGTTCAATATTACTGAAATTCGATCCGTTGCTCGGCGTGCCAGTACCTGCAAAtcaagtgcaacaacaaaaaacaacaaagcaaacaccacaaatattacaaaacatTTTAGGCGATAATGCAACTAACTTAAGTCCTACACTCGAAGAGGACGAGCACTCATCATCAGCGTCCACATCATCAATTAGCAATAATCAATCGTTTGTCGTTGAGACAGATAATAAAAGGAAATCTGACGAAGAGGAGAGTGCCAAGTCAAAACAAAACTTGATTAAGATTTCGGCAGAGAAGCAGcaacgccagcaacaacaacatcaacaaccaACTGTTTTAAAG aaGCATGACAGTATGAGTGTCGACGTGATTAAGGATATGAATATCGACAACGATTGTAACAAATCCTTTGAGAATTCAAA CTCACAACCcgatgaaaaacaaattaactaCAAAATGGATGAACTcgagaagaaaattaaaaacgaagT ACTCAAAACAGAAGATATcgaaaagaaattgaaagaagCTGAACAGCGTGAGGAGGCATTAATCAAACGGATAACGGAAAAAGACAAAACCATAACAAAAATGAC CGGTGTCATTGAAGCGTACGAAAAAGCAATTGCTGAGCTAATCGCTGAAAAAGAGCAATTATTGCAAAGCTACGAGAAACAGTTGGCGGAGGTCAAGGCGGATCGCGACTCGAATTATCAACATCTCACGTCACTCGAAACGACATTTGCTGATCTGCATGT CAAATATGGCAAAAGTAAGGAAATGACGCTGCAGCTGAAGGCAGACGAAGAGGCTTTAGTGGTAGAGAAGAGGCAAATACTGGAAAATTTACGACTTCAAGAGCAGCGATATGAAAAAATGAAGAATCATGCGATGCAACAGTTGGAAAT CGCCAATAAAAAGCTCGAATCGCTTAATAAAGAGCACAGTATCGAGACGACAAAACTGAAAGCACTACTCAAAAAGGAGGAAATCTCGCGTGCCTCTATCAATGAGCAATTACAGCAAAAGTCCAGAGAAAATGCGGAGCTGGTTAAGATATGTGATGAACTAATTAATGGCCAGGGAAGTTAA